Proteins from one Listeria weihenstephanensis genomic window:
- a CDS encoding ankyrin repeat domain-containing protein: MAKIVLIFITLILAACSNVNTKETITTTQKSPVKKESEEKSMPKNVANLNQALLKAIETKDSQQIEALLKQGAQVDTVNTRGESGLLVSTHDNNIPMAKLFLQYGANVNLQDKIEDSPFLYAGAEGRTEILKLMIPHKPDYTLTNRFGGTALIPAAEKGHLANVRLLLAETDIDVNHVNNPGWTALLEAIVLSDGSKTQQQIVQALLENGADLNIADSSGVTPLTHAKQQGYDAIADLLLSYGAK; this comes from the coding sequence ATGGCAAAAATCGTTCTCATTTTCATAACACTCATACTCGCCGCCTGTTCCAATGTCAACACAAAAGAAACAATAACCACCACGCAAAAAAGCCCCGTAAAAAAAGAATCCGAGGAGAAGTCTATGCCAAAAAATGTGGCCAATTTGAATCAAGCCCTACTCAAAGCTATAGAAACAAAGGATAGCCAACAAATCGAAGCCCTATTAAAGCAAGGGGCACAAGTTGATACAGTGAATACTCGCGGTGAAAGCGGCTTACTCGTTTCCACCCATGACAATAATATCCCGATGGCAAAACTATTTCTACAATACGGCGCCAATGTCAATTTGCAAGATAAGATAGAAGATAGTCCCTTTTTATACGCAGGGGCAGAGGGACGAACAGAAATTTTAAAATTAATGATTCCGCATAAACCCGATTACACGCTGACGAATCGCTTTGGAGGAACTGCCTTGATTCCAGCTGCCGAAAAAGGCCATCTAGCAAACGTTCGCCTCCTTTTAGCCGAAACTGATATCGATGTGAATCACGTAAATAATCCCGGCTGGACCGCACTTTTAGAGGCGATTGTACTTTCCGATGGCAGCAAAACGCAACAGCAAATTGTACAGGCATTACTCGAAAACGGGGCCGATCTAAACATCGCAGATTCTAGCGGCGTTACACCACTTACACACGCGAAACAACAAGGTTACGATGCTATTGCCGATTTACTACTATCTTATGGCGCAAAATAA
- the mraZ gene encoding division/cell wall cluster transcriptional repressor MraZ, with translation MFMGEYQHNIDIKGRLIVPSKFREQLGDQFVITRGLDKCLFAYPLDEWTKVEEKIQTLPLTKKDARSFTRFFFSGASECELDKQGRINIPSNLTSYAELEKETVIVGVASRIEIWSKSEWDKFFNEAEESFADIAENMIGFDI, from the coding sequence ATGTTCATGGGCGAATATCAACATAACATTGATATAAAGGGTCGTTTAATCGTGCCATCTAAATTCCGTGAACAATTAGGGGATCAATTTGTCATTACCCGAGGGCTTGATAAATGTCTTTTTGCTTATCCGCTTGATGAGTGGACGAAAGTAGAAGAAAAGATCCAGACACTCCCACTGACTAAAAAAGATGCTCGTTCTTTTACCCGTTTTTTCTTTTCTGGGGCTTCGGAATGTGAGCTTGATAAGCAGGGCCGGATTAATATTCCGTCCAATTTAACAAGCTATGCGGAACTCGAGAAGGAGACGGTGATTGTCGGGGTCGCAAGTCGTATTGAAATTTGGAGCAAGTCGGAATGGGATAAATTCTTCAATGAAGCAGAAGAGTCATTTGCAGACATTGCCGAAAATATGATTGGCTTTGATATTTAA
- the rsmH gene encoding 16S rRNA (cytosine(1402)-N(4))-methyltransferase RsmH, with translation MFEHETVLLKETVDSLNIKPDGVYVDCTLGGAGHSAYLLSQLSEKGHLFAFDQDSTAIAHAKEFLSEYEGQVTFIKSNFRYIKEALLEVGVTEVDGILYDLGVSSPQLDERERGFSYHQDAPLDMRMDQEAELTARDVVNDWRYEDLVRIFFQYGEEKFSKQVAREIERRREVAPIETTGELVDAIKAAIPAPARRKGGHPAKRVFQAIRIAVNDELGAVEDSLKEAMDLLKPGGRISVITFHSLEDRITKHIFTDESKGPELPPGLPIIPEEYKPKMKLVTRKPILPSEQELAENNRARSAKLRVIERNK, from the coding sequence ATGTTCGAACATGAAACGGTACTATTAAAAGAAACGGTAGATAGCTTAAATATAAAGCCTGATGGTGTCTATGTAGATTGTACCCTTGGTGGTGCAGGTCATAGCGCGTATCTTCTTAGTCAACTTTCAGAAAAAGGCCATTTATTTGCGTTTGATCAAGATAGTACGGCGATTGCTCACGCGAAAGAGTTCCTTAGTGAGTACGAGGGTCAAGTAACGTTTATCAAAAGCAACTTTAGATATATAAAAGAAGCATTACTAGAAGTTGGCGTGACAGAAGTAGATGGGATTTTGTATGATTTAGGTGTTTCCTCCCCACAACTAGACGAACGGGAACGAGGATTTAGTTACCATCAAGATGCACCGCTAGATATGCGAATGGATCAAGAGGCGGAACTTACAGCACGCGATGTTGTCAATGATTGGCGTTATGAAGATCTTGTACGAATTTTTTTCCAATATGGTGAGGAGAAGTTTTCAAAACAAGTAGCACGAGAAATTGAGCGTAGGCGTGAAGTGGCACCGATTGAAACGACTGGTGAGCTCGTTGACGCGATTAAAGCCGCGATCCCTGCACCGGCAAGACGAAAAGGTGGACACCCAGCGAAACGGGTTTTTCAAGCGATTCGAATTGCGGTGAACGATGAGTTGGGAGCAGTAGAAGATTCGCTGAAAGAAGCGATGGACTTGCTGAAACCTGGTGGACGGATTAGCGTTATTACGTTCCACTCATTAGAAGATCGCATTACAAAACACATTTTTACGGACGAATCAAAAGGGCCGGAACTGCCGCCAGGGTTACCGATTATTCCAGAAGAATATAAGCCGAAAATGAAATTAGTTACAAGAAAACCGATTCTCCCGTCTGAGCAAGAACTGGCAGAAAACAATCGTGCCAGATCAGCAAAACTTAGAGTGATAGAGCGGAATAAGTAG